From the Penaeus vannamei isolate JL-2024 chromosome 20, ASM4276789v1, whole genome shotgun sequence genome, the window atgataacaaaaattactgTTGAATATTAATTATGGTATCAACAATGCTAATAAAATTTACGATAATCATACGTTACGTGAGGATCTCTGACGTTATATTAAATTACAACCTTTTCCTATATTAACACAAAAAATAGTATAAAAACACAACCAATTAACACTAACAGACCTATCCTTCAAAATCTTATTAATAAAATATCTCAACCACATGAAATTTCACTCGAAAATATCCTCCTGCCAATTAGTACAGATAGACTTATACTCCAAAATCTCATGAGTTAAATACCCCAACCACATGAAATTTCCCTCAAACATATTTCTCCTATTAATAAGTACTGATAGACCTATCCCTCAAATCCCATTGGTAAAATATCCCAACATATGAAATTTCACTCAAACATATCCTACTAATAAGTACAGATAGACCTGTCCCCAAAATCCCATTAGTAAAATATCTTAACCACATGAAATTTCTCAAACATATCCTCCTATTAATAAGCACTGATAGACCTATCCcttaaaatatatgaaatatgaaatttcCCTCAAACATATTCTCCTATTAATAAGTACTGATAGACCTATGCCCCAAAATCTCATCAGTTAAATACCCCAACCACATGAAATTTCACTCAAACATATCTTACTACCAATAAATACTGATAGACCTATCCCTCAAAATCTCATTAATAAGAGACCCCAACATATGAAATTTCACCCAAACATATCCTACTGATAAGTAATGACAAACATATCCCCCAAAATCCCATTACATGAAATTTCACAAACACATCCTGCTATTAATAAGCACTGATAGACCTATCCCTTAAAATATATGAGATATGAAATTTCCCTCAAACATATTCTCCTATTAATAAGTACTGATAGACCTATCCCCCAAAATGTCATTAATAAACTATCCCAACCACATGAAATTTCACTCAAACACATCCTGCTACCAATTAGCACAGATAGACCTATCCCCCCAAAATCTCATGAGTAAAATACCCCAACCACATGAAATTTCCCTCAAACATATTTCTCCTATTCATAAGTACTGATAGACCAATCCCTCAAAATCTTATCAATAAAATATCTTAACCACATGAAATTTCACAAACATATCCTCCTATCAATAAGCACTGATAGACCTATCCcttaaaatatatgaaatatgaaatttcCCTCAAATATATCCTCCTGTTAATAAGTACTGATAGACCTATCCCTCAAAATCTCATTAATAAAATACCCCAACCACATGAATTTTCACTCAAACATATCCTGCtacatgatgatgatgctgtccTTACCTGATAGACGAGACTGATGCCCAGAAGTCATGCCCActcctttatatacatatttgatatgcCTAGTCATCATAACTCAttatcacccccgccccccctcccctcctctccccctttccccccctctccccctctcccccttttcccaggCGCTGATCTTTCGAAAATGACCTTTATGCAATGACTGGCATATGCCTATCGTCATAGCTGATgggattttgtttgtctgtttttcgatGACGGGAATGAAATTGTGTGCTTTgggtattcatattattattatttgactttttgttgctgttgttgttttcttgttattgtctttatcttttggttatatttttcctgttgttgatgccatcattttcaatatatttgctgctatttttgttgttattttctttgttgttgtcttcttattcttattcgtaccatcatcatcatcattgacatttttattattattacgattggtattattactgttgttattatcatcaagatgTTTATTACTGccattcttcttcattatcatcattattattgctacttgcatcactactatttctattactactactactagtattactactactaatattattattatcattactattattattataattactattaatattattattactatcattgtttttaccatcatcattttattattagtattatccttactactattattatcattatttttaatcttataattttatcattattatcattattatccttattaccattaccatcatcagcattatcattcttattatcaccagtatcataatcattattctttttataatgataataatgatgatggtaataaagatgaaaattaagataatgatgataaaaattagtataatgatgatggtgataataataataataataaagataataatagtgataatgataatagtaatggtaataaaaataatcataataatcttaataatgataatgatgaccataatcattactattatcattactattaccattactactatcaataatatcattatgattgctatactactcataatcatttttttcgtCATTCACTATAATTTTGATATCTTTTAttgtttccatcattattataatgatcattattattgttactatctttattattgtgatttttagtactaatattttaattatccttaccattgttgttgttattatcattatcattgctattattattactatcatcattatcaatgttatcattattactattattatcattattattattatcattattactattattattattattattattatcattattatttttatcagtatcatcattattttcattatcgtttattttattgctcttagtatcattacttttcaatcattgtcatcattatgattaccgtcgttatcaatattttcattattattcatatcagcaTCATCCTTaattttataactattatcattttcattatcatcaccattaccatcggtatcataataactatctttgtcattgttattattactgttgttgattttaatacaatcattatcatcatcattattattatcatcattatcattactatcaccataatcactatcataaatGTATacccattatcatgattactctcACTATATTATACTGttattgtatatgtttgtttcgttttaaaagagagagagagagagagagagagagagagagagagagagagagagagagacagagagatagaaagagagagagagagagagagagagagagagagagacagacagagagagacaagagagagagagagagggggagagagacagagagagagagagagagagagagagagagagagagagagagagggagggagagagagagagagagagagagagagagagagagagagagagagagagaagagagagagagagagagagagagagagagagagggggggggggggagaaagagaaagagagaaagagagagagaaagagagagagagagatagacagagagagacggagagagagagagagagagagaaaacgagagagagagagggaaagaaagagaaagagagagagagagagagagagagagagagagagaggccgacgaGAGAGTATCGTATTCGGTGCCAGACAATCGTCAAGCGTTTATGTCCACTTTTATATGTAACATAATACATATTATCCCATCCTACAGTTACCAATGGTATCTACTATTATTTCGGTTACCATTACTATGTCTTTTATCATTACCGCTATCATCATAGTCAGGTATAAATGTGATCTTAAGTGCCATTGGTTTGTAGCAACCGGGCTGTACTAAGTTGAGGTGCCATCTGATTTTTTTCATCttggtttttttctttatttatttatttttactatttttggaGTTACTACATAATGGCAAGAGCATCTCGAGGAAGGAAAGCACTGTCTTCCCAGCTGGTTTCAGTGTCTTTAAGGCATTCTAAGGATGATTGTTGAGTTGCATTTTGACCCTAATGACTGGCTGTCTTGTGCTTGACAGCGACACCCATGGATTGTTTGACATGTCTGGGATGAATACGGTGAATTAATAGATTATTTGGTAGCCATTGTATAATTCATTTCTATTAATAAATAATGTCTTTGTATATGAAAGTGATAATCATTCATTGTTTAAAGGGTCTGAAAACAATagctgtgattgtttttttttatgttttacctGTTTTTATTAACAGTAGAATCAGGTGAGTCAAGCGAAATAAATTTTCAACGCTTTATTACTTTCAGATTATCTAATTCGATTGGAATGATATCATAATAAACAGTGCAAAGGATGAAATTAatatgttttccttcctttcttccttctacatCTTCCAGTTATTCatatatcctttcctctccttcctccctttttgagTCCTCTTTTCCTATAATagcatttctcttcccctcttcctcctcctccaatccttcttttcctctccctccttctcccatccttctttttcctctccttcctcctcccatccttctttttcctctttctccttcccccatccttcttttcccactccctcctcctcccatccttctttttcctctccctccttctcccttcctccttttttccctctccctccaacccccttcctcaaTACAGCTGAAAATCGCCCTTGTTTTCGAAGCCCCACAGGAGATGTAAAAGCTTCTCAGCCTTCTCGCCCTCACTCGCCTCTCCCACTCCGCTGAAGTCAGAGAGATCGAACTCGGCGAGATGTCTCTGGAGGTCGCGCTTCATACAAGCCTTCAGCCGCAGTTTTTTCTCGCATTTCGTAAAGACCAAAATCTCCTGCAGCTTCTTGGGCAGGAGGGAACCAGAGTCCTCGTGGGGCAAGTATTTCTGAAGGAGGAAGGTGTTTTGAAATACATTTATTGTTTAATTCTGTTTCGGGTTCTATTCTCTTgttgtatctttttatcttttatttattctaattttgTTTCGGTTCTATTCTCTTgttgtatctttttatcttttatttattttaattttgtttcggTTCTATTCTCttgttgtatcttttttattatttctttcatctgTATGCAAGTGAATAGATACTTAAATATGGTTTATTTCATCTACATAAACACGAATAAGAATGAATACACATGAATTAAATCACACGCACGTGCATAGGATTATATGCAGATCTGGTTTTATGCATTTTCATGTAACTCTCCATTCATACAGCTTTTACCATTCATGCAATTTCATGTAACTCTTCATTTTgctttaggagagagagagagagagagagggagagagagagagagagagagagagagagagagagagagagaaagagagagagaaagagagagagagagagagagagagagaccagaaacagacaggcacacagaaagatacacagacatagtTATACAAACAGCCATAGGCAGatatagacagatcgataaacagatagacagagatagatagatagatagagatagatagagataggtagatagatatagatagatagatagagataggtagatagagatagatagatagatagagatagatagagataggtagatatacagacacatggacagatagagagagagagagagagagagagagagagagagagagagagagagagagagagagagagagagagagagagagagagagagagagagagagagagagagagagaaagagaaagagagagagagagagagagagagaaagagagagagagagagagagagagagagagaccagaaacagacaggcacacaggaaGATACACAGACATAGTTATACAAACAGGCATATGCAGatatagacagatcgataaacagatagacaaagatagatagatagatagagatagatagagataggtagatagagatagatagatagatagagataggtagatagagatagatagatagatagagatagatagagataggtagatagacagacagatggacagatagagagagagagagagagagagagagagagagagagagagagagagagagagagagagagagagagagagagagagagagagagagacagacagacagacagacagacagacagacagacagacagacagacagacaaacagacagacagatcgatagacgGGCAAACAGAAAGATAAGCATATaatctgatagataaacagacaaacggacacacagacctacaaaacagatagataaacaaacagacacataaatagatagagagaaggactcACCGTGAATTTCTTGCAGTGATTAATAGTCTTCACAAGATCGTTTCTTAAAGCGTCATCAACAAGTGTCTTCTTCCTGACCTTTATCATCTCTTCATAATCAAGGTCAAAGATGTCATCCACCTAGacagttgattgattgatttttgagTGTGAAAAtacttgtttatttgtgatttatattttcatttatattttgttttgtttttatttgtttatttgtgatctatattttcatttatattttgttttgtttttatttgtttatttgtgatatatattttgatttatatatatttttttgtaagtttgtttatgagtctttttgttttggtgttaGTAATGTATTTATCTTGTAATTActtaaaagataaaaatcaaaCCAAAGGGGAAGATCTTTATTCTAATATGATTATTTCTGTTTGATATATTTGATGAGCTTATCATAACTCGATCAGAATTGatagattattatatatgtaattgctATAAATGGTCTGATTTCTGCTGTTTTGGTCATGATCTTGATAAATAGCCAAGTaaattccctcatttttttcagCAATACTAATGCAAGTTACTTGTACTAAAATTAATACTTATgcaatatacttatacataccactttcattttcttcaagaCACAGGTGAAATTGCTCACTTTGGCCTTCACTTTCTCAACCATTTTCTTCAAGAGAGGACCGTCATACATCGCCTCacgcttctaaaaaaaaaaaaaaaaagacgaaaatttaATAGCAATCGCCATATACTCTGAATGTGAAAATGTCTTCAGATGTCTTCACTTCAAAGTCACTTTACGTTATGCAACTGGAGACTCTACGTGCCTTCCTTTGGCTAGTAGTTCTGAAAGGGAAGCTGAAGGGGAATTTCTGGTTCTCGTCTTGTTCTTGGGGTATGAAGAACACCTGCAAGAACACGGGACTGCCACTGAATGGTTCTTCACTCTGAAGAACAGTTCTTAATTGAGAAAAAGTGTTGGGGGAGATctggtgttttcttttttaagatttttCGGCATCTTTCCAAGAGGTTTCATCTATGGTTTTTGATGCTTATATTCATATCAAcaaacgcagacagacagatatataaaaaaaaaacacacacatacacacacacacacatacacacacacacacacacacacacacacacacacacacacacacacacacacacaaacacacatacacacacacacacacacacacaaacccataaacacacacacacacacacccaaccacccgcacacaacccccccccacacacacacacgtatccaaagacccgcacacaaacccacaaacacacaaacacacagacacacagacaactcACAAACATAATactcgaaaaaaacgaaaaaaaacgaaaaaaaacgaaaaaaaaaacaccaacctcTTCGCTAGAACTCTCTCCAGATTCGTCCTCCTCAGGCAagttaatttcttcgttataaCATTGCTTCGCCGCTTTGAACACTTCTTTTGTCCAATTATAATACCTTTCTTCACCAAAACAATTAGTCATTGCCTGAAATAAACATTACATTGCCATTACTTTAAAGGTAATTGGTatacttatctgtttgtttacttgttgatTCATTAGATTCATTCTTCATTatacgtatttgtttgtttatttattgtttcacTATTGTGTGTCtagattcatttgtttatttacacatttatttctttatattttttttggctTTTCAATTTTCAGTGTCACTACCTCGATGTTTTTCAAGTCATTATATCCACAGAATAACCGATACCATTATTAAAAGCTAATTCTCAGCTTTTAAAAATAACCAAAGAGAAAGACCGATACCATTATCAAAAACTAATTCTCAACTTTTAAAAATaaccaaagagaaagataataataatttaaaatactgatactaatactattattgataataataggatGAGCATCtttttacatgtgtgtatttggggagggggaaggaaaatatgAATCACTGACGCATTTATTGCAtaatggtgagagaaagagagagagagagagagagagagagaaagaaagggagggagcgatagTGGGAcacagtgagagcgagagagttggagagagagagagagagagagagagagagagagagagagagagagagagagagagagagagagagagagagagagagagagagagagagagagagagagagagagaaagagagagagagagagggagagagaggggaagagaaaacaaacatagaaaagtgaaaacaaaaaagTTGATGCATACCTTCGTGTAAGCATATTTCTCGGCGAAGCTGTCATGGGCGAAGGAGCTGCACATGACAGCCAAGAAGACAAAAGCTCGTAACATCCTGCTGAGAGAgtcctgtgattattattattttattttttcttatttcttcttcttcttcttcttcttcttctttattattgttattattattatttttattattgttattattattacaattactattattattgttattatcattatgattattattaatattatcatttattattattattattattattattattattattattattattattattattattattattattattattattattattattattattattatttgtttaacacaaatatttcaaaattattgatattgtgtAGAGGTCAACAGGCTTGATGATTAGGTGATCTGATtagtgtctctgtctatctgtctgtatctattcatctatttatctgtctatatctatttttttatatctatttatgtctattaatctatatcgatacatttttataactatatatatttctttctgttttactatatccatatccattttctctatctattaatctatttttctatatctgtctatatctatcaatctatctatctatccatctatctatgtatctatatatcaatctacctacctacttacttatctatctatctatctatctatctatctatctatctatctatctacacacacacacacatatttcatagTCTCTAAATTACAGAAGGGATGCATTTCTTACCTGCAGAGATGAGAGGAGTGTGATGCTCAGCTTGTTTATAactctcttatatatatgcagGTCGTATACGATATTGCAAGTCATCGTTTGTCCtgcaacacccctccccccctcctccacccacccacagtcccacctcccacccccctgaGCTGAGCACAAATGATCTtaagatgatgttaataaaagaattacatgtttttttatattaattttattttctctcacttatcctcactttattttttatttgttttcagtgtcattatcattttttacgaATTGCATGTTTCTTTgacattaattttattttctctcacttatcctcacttttttttaaatttgttttcagTGTAATTATCATTTACTTTTGTTACGGCTTTGAGAAGGGTATCAACATCTGTTTCTGTATCAATTTACATATGCACAGCTCATTAGCATAAGAGGTACTCTAAATTATGCAAATATAATTTTACACTAGATGAATGGCTCAGTTTCAAACGAAAAATTAATTTAGAGTTTTTTTCAACTTTCAAAATAAGTTTCAGATGTCACTTTCCGTTCTCAATTGGCTTGCTGACACTTGATACTGACACCATATTCCCTAGAGTGCCAcggcaatatacaatatacagcaGTCaaagtatgtgtggatgtgtgtttcaTTCTGTGTTACTTCACATCTACTTTTAACatgaatattgtgtgtgttttgtaaacACTctgcacacacgaacataaacacacatacacacacacacacacacacacacacacacactctcatgtatatatatatatatatatatatatacgtatatatatatatatatatatatatatatatatatatatatatatatatatatatatatatatatatatatatatatatatatatatatgtatatatagatgtatatatgtgtgtgtgtgtgtgtgtaatatttatatgtgtgtgtgtgtgtatttatatttataataatatgtgtgtgtgtgcgtgtgtgtgtgtgtgtgtgcgggcatgcATATCAGAAAATgatatttattcataattatgtataaatgtgGATTGGGTAATATGTATTTtacataaataatacaataaGACGAATGCCTGCGCTTGACTGCAGAATAGTATGCCTTTAAGCTGAGTCAGCATGACAATCCAGACTTGTTTTTGCATCAtagttatcatatgtatatttacatgtgtgtatttggggagagggaggaaaaatatgAATCACTGACTTGCATTTATCgcataatgataagagagagagagaggcgggaagagagagagagagagagagagagagagagagagagagagagagagagagagagagagagagagagagagagagagagggagggagggagggagagagaggggagagagagagagagagagggagagagagagaggagagaaagaaaacgagagagagagagagagagagagagagagagagagagagagagagagagagagagagggggggagaggggggagagaaaggggagaaagagaaagagagagagtgagaaagatagatagatagataaatagatagagagagagagagagagagggggggggagagaaaaagggagagaaaaagggagatagagaggaagagagagagggagagagagagcgaaagggagagcgaaggggagagcgaaagggaggaagagggagagagagagagagagagagagagagagagagagagagagagagagagagagagagagagagagagagagagagaaagagagaatgctaatgctaatgctaacaataatgacaacaacaatactaatgataacaatgataatatttgatggtgatgatgacaataataataataataatagtaatgatgataataataataataatgataataatgataataataataataataataatgataataataagaatgataataatgatagtaaaagtaatcatggtaatgataacaacaataataatgatgataatactaatgataaagatatcgataacaacaataacaacagcagcagtattaatgagtaatgaaaataaagagaacagcatCGGCCATAATAACGatggttataataacagtgacaatattaataacagcggGAACACGTATATATTTCAATTAACTTTCCTAGGTTATGAATCTGAAGCTTTATTGGAAAAGATTTCAGGAGGTGGGATGAGATGCAGATCATACAGCATCCGGTATATTACCTCTGTACCTTGTTTATACGGACCTTGGGAATTTATACAGGCTAGGGGAGGTATGGAGGTATCAGTAACATGACTGGGTGGGGTGAGTGAGTATAGGTGTtcgcttgggtgtgtgtgtggtatattcgtgtctgcgtgtatgtgtgggtttgtggtttTGTTCtggtgtgcgtttatgtgtgtgtgtgtgtgtgtgtatgttggtttgtttgtatgtgtgcaccttcttgtattgtgtatgtgtttaggatGTACACACGTTTGGGATGTACAGTGCACATACTTTCGAAGCGGTGTTGCAACATTTACACTGCATCGAAAAACATTTG encodes:
- the LOC138865354 gene encoding uncharacterized protein, with the protein product MLRAFVFLAVMCSSFAHDSFAEKYAYTKAMTNCFGEERYYNWTKEVFKAAKQCYNEEINLPEEDESGESSSEESEEPFSGSPVFLQVFFIPQEQDENQKFPFSFPFRTTSQRKARRVSSCIT
- the LOC113805152 gene encoding uncharacterized protein — translated: MYDGPLLKKMVEKVKAKVSNFTCVLKKMKVVDDIFDLDYEEMIKVRKKTLVDDALRNDLVKTINHCKKFTKYLPHEDSGSLLPKKLQEILVFTKCEKKLRLKACMKRDLQRHLAEFDLSDFSGVGEASEGEKAEKLLHLLWGFENKGDFQLY